One Streptosporangium sp. NBC_01495 DNA window includes the following coding sequences:
- a CDS encoding LysR family transcriptional regulator, with translation MLDLRRLVLICEFARRGSIAATATSLGYSPSAVSQQLAALERQAGAVLIDRTARSAELTDAGRRLVEHAERILAMVESAESDLSAQAATPSGRVTVTAFPTAAVAFAPALARTLRRHGELTLRMGQSRSGRGMREVQSGEVDIALIDDWHGRMREPDTMRVFPLLRDPLVLVVPRRHRLASPDVPVDLRDLRDEPWMATPDGEPSRLAVDRLMADVGGHRPVPWEFEGLGTIIGLVAKGIGIAAVPALALAAGVRGIAVRRFPGPPVGRVVHAVARSSSVHRPAVSVTLRAVHVAARLLAADLEGVESASREHPGARPEFEDPAGATPGGPRQGDA, from the coding sequence ATGCTTGATTTGCGGAGGCTCGTCCTGATCTGTGAGTTCGCTCGCCGGGGCAGCATCGCGGCCACCGCGACCTCCCTGGGCTACAGCCCCTCGGCGGTCTCGCAGCAACTGGCCGCGCTGGAGCGCCAGGCGGGCGCCGTGCTGATCGACAGGACCGCCAGAAGCGCGGAGCTGACCGACGCGGGGCGCCGCCTGGTCGAGCACGCCGAGCGCATCCTGGCCATGGTGGAGAGCGCCGAGTCCGACCTGTCGGCCCAGGCCGCGACCCCGTCGGGGCGGGTCACCGTGACCGCCTTCCCGACCGCCGCGGTGGCCTTCGCGCCCGCGCTGGCCAGGACGCTGCGACGGCACGGCGAGCTCACCCTGCGGATGGGACAGAGCCGTTCGGGGCGCGGGATGCGCGAGGTGCAGTCGGGCGAGGTGGACATCGCCCTGATCGACGACTGGCACGGCCGGATGCGCGAGCCCGACACCATGCGGGTCTTCCCGCTGCTGCGCGACCCGCTGGTGCTCGTGGTGCCGCGCAGGCACCGGCTCGCCTCCCCCGACGTCCCGGTCGACCTGCGGGACCTGCGCGACGAGCCCTGGATGGCCACCCCGGACGGCGAGCCCTCCCGGCTGGCGGTGGACCGGCTGATGGCCGACGTCGGCGGTCACCGGCCGGTGCCCTGGGAGTTCGAGGGACTGGGCACGATCATCGGCCTGGTCGCCAAGGGCATCGGCATCGCCGCCGTCCCCGCCCTGGCGCTGGCCGCCGGGGTCCGCGGCATCGCCGTCCGCCGGTTTCCCGGCCCGCCGGTGGGCCGGGTCGTGCACGCCGTCGCCCGATCGTCCAGCGTCCACCGCCCCGCCGTCTCCGTCACCCTCCGGGCCGTCCACGTCGCCGCCCGGCTCCTCGCCGCCGACCTGGAGGGGGTCGAGTCGGCGTCCAGGGAACACCCGGGGGCCCGGCCGGAGTTCGAGGACCCTGCCGGTGCGACGCCCGGGGGTCCGCGTCAGGGTGATGCTTGA